A portion of the Malassezia japonica chromosome 3, complete sequence genome contains these proteins:
- a CDS encoding uncharacterized protein (TransMembrane:1 (o6-27i); EggNog:ENOG503NXAM; COG:I; COG:Q) produces the protein MTLVLPAIKVLGAVVALLVGVIVLFLLNQILGAVYRATIGEWFSAWKHIPKVKTTDPFSLFFGDFRAIKAAQPGEQHVEWMHKLGPIYRYRHMFYVQRVLLADPKALVHVLSPAKAYQFPKPEYTSAFLTAALGEGLVSIEGDAHRRQRKIIAPAFAPSVVKEFYPVVHRHAKLLTDKLEIIVGQVIARQQGKLPKDTLFVGETPPDRDFKVQDPNHQAVVDTLFWLSRTTLDIIGEIGFSADFEAIERGNDHPLANAMATLIGAILDIELTTAIYIILSEKPGLKWLRYLPSKRNNRLRESQQIVREHATKIIAKMKDEILAEAKDGVTSDVLRPKSVISRMVRANMSTDLKPSERMSNEELMGQVTTVIIAGHETTATQNTWALWLLAMNQDVQDKLRKELQDQAAKEAAEIDMLTEEERAMYEYQPVRDVNSLPYLDKVVKECVRMLPSVPSTVRVALKDEVVPLSKSYKRADGKGTYNSIVIPKGHELFIPLNCIQFSKEIWGEDADDFNPDRWDNLPSSVINAKMPPGHTFAFLSGPRSCIGKQLAIQETQVLLAHLLLKFKYDVVPGWDLIQRQQVVRRAFVDGQKEHGVRMPLILTPVE, from the coding sequence ATGACTCTCGTTCTTCCGGCCATCAAGGTCCTCGGTGCTGTAGTGGCCCTTCTCGTGGGCGTTATCGTGCTCTTCTTGCTCAACCAGATCCTGGGTGCGGTGTACCGTGCTACGATCGGCGAGTGGTTCTCCGCCTGGAAGCACATTCCCAAGGTGAAGACCACGGACCCCTTCTCCCTCTTCTTTGGTGACTTCCGTGCCATCAAGGCCGCCCAGCCTGGTGAACAGCACGTCGAGTGGATGCACAAGCTCGGCCCCATCTACCGCTACCGTCACATGTTCTACGTTCAGCGTGTGCTGCTCGCTGACCCCAAGGCTCTTGTCCACGTCCTGAGCCCTGCCAAGGCGTACCAGTTCCCCAAGCCTGAGTACACCAGTGCTTTCCTCACTGCTGCTCTCGGTGAGGGTCTTGTGTCGATCGAGGGTGATGCTCACCGTCGCCAGCGCAAGATCATTGCACCTGCCTTTGCTCCTAGCGTCGTGAAGGAGTTCTACCCCGTTGTCCACCGCCACGCTAAGCTGCTCACCGACAAGCTCGAAATTATTGTCGGACAGGTCATTGCTCGCCAGCAGGGCAAGCTCCCCAAGGACACGCTCTTTGTCGGTGAAACTCCTCCTGACCGTGACTTCAAGGTGCAGGACCCGAATCACCAGGCTGTGGTGGACACGCTCTTCTGGCTCTCGCGCACGACCCTTGACATCATCGGTGAGATCGGCTTCAGCGCCGACTTTGAGGCCATTGAGAGGGGTAATGACCACCCCCTTGCCAACGCCATGGCTACGCTAATTGGTGCCATTCTTGACATTGAGCTCACGACCGCCATCTATATCATTCTCTCGGAGAAGCCCGGCCTGAAGTGGCTCCGTTACCTGCCCAGCAAGCGTAACAACCGTCTCCGTGAGTCGCAGCAGATTGTGCGTGAACACGCCACCAAGATCATTGCCAAGATGAAGGATGAGATTCTTGCCGAAGCCAAGGACGGTGTCACTTCGGATGTGCTCCGCCCCAAGTCGGTCATCTCGCGCATGGTCCGTGCCAACATGTCGACCGACCTCAAGCCCTCGGAGCGCATGTCGAACGAGGAGCTTATGGGCCAGGTTACCACAGTCATCATTGCCGGTCACGAGACGACTGCCACCCAGAACACCTGGGCTCTTTGGCTGCTTGCCATGAACCAGGACGTCCAGGACAAGCTCCGCAAGGAGCTCCAGGACCAGGCTGCGAAGGAGGCTGCCGAGATTGACATGCTtaccgaggaggagcgtgccATGTACGAGTACCAGcccgtgcgcgacgtgaaCTCGCTGCCCTACCTCGACAAGGTCGTCAAGGAGTGTGTGCGTATGCTTCCCTCCGTTCCCAGCACTGTCCGTGTTGCACTCAAGGACGAGGTTGTTCCCCTGTCGAAGTCGTACAAGCGCGCTGACGGCAAGGGTACCTACAACTCGATCGTCATCCCCAAGGGCCACGAGCTCTTCATCCCCCTCAACTGCATCCAGTTTTCCAAGGAGATCTGGGGCGAAGATGCGGATGACTTTAACCCCGACCGTTGGGACAACCTTCCTTCGTCGGTCATCAACGCCAAGATGCCCCCGGGTCACACCTTTGCTTTCCTGTCGGGCCCCCGTTCGTGCATTGGTAAGCAGCTTGCCATTCAGGAGACGCAGGTGCTGCTTGCTCACCTGCTCCTCAAGTTCAAGTACGACGTCGTGCCTGGTTGGGACCTAATTCAGCGCCAGCAGgtcgtgcgtcgcgctttcgtcgacggccagaaggagcacggcgtgcgcatgcCTCTCATCCTCACGCCGGTCGAGTAA